CAGACGAATGGGAGGAGACATCCGGCGCACTGAGCATATGGGTGAGCAAGGGCTACGCTTCAACGACATGCTGTAGGCCACCCGATTTGTTGTCTTGGTGCACTGAAGCTTGCGTGCCTGATGCGATCGCTGAAATGCTTTGAGCCAGGTGCAAAGCGACAGGGATTGGCGATCGTCATCCCGTCATCCTCGCCGTCGCGCCGTTCGCCTTGAGCGCCGCCATCAGCATCGGCCCGACGGAGAACTGCCCTGCCGTCGCCTTTTCGGTCAATACCCGCAAATAGCCGCCGGCCGAGTTGATGTGCTGCGCCCTTTGCAGAATACAGGCAATCACGATCGCCGCGATTTCTTGGCCCATCACATGGCAAGCCTCCTCATACGCTGACGGCGAAACGCCCAGATATCCCCTCACTTGGGCGGCGGTAATCATGAGATCGCGCCAATTGCCGATCCCGTCGACGGCATAATCCGCAATTTCGGGGCAGGCCTTCAGCACCATCCCCAGCGGGTATGTTTTCGGCGCCTCTGCGGTTCTCGTCCTGGACTCGGCCGCCGCCCCGCTTTCTTCTAAAGCAGGTTCAAATTCAAAAATAGAGTCTGTATTTGAATCAGATTGCTGCCGCTCGTTTTGAGAGTCATTGCCGCTCGGATTCGTGGATTTCATATGGATTTCCAGCAGCTTATCCACATCATCACGCAAGGCGGCCAGGTCGGCAACGATAGGCTCTAGCTCGGCAATGCAAGCTCGGCGCGGAATTGCCTCCACAACGCGGCGGAACCGCTTCCACAGGCCTCCCCAGTCGCCTGGGACATCTTCGTCAAGGGCCGCCTCTATCAGCTTGTGGATGTCACGGCGGTACAAGGTGATCCGCTCGCGCATTAGCCTGAGCGCCCGGTTGTCGGCACGAACACGCTCGGCCGCCGCCTCGAACTCGTAAGCACGGGCCAGCAGCGGCGCCAGGGAGAAGCCGAATGCTTCCTCGATCTCCCCTCCTCTGCCCTTGCGGGCGTAGCGCTTGCCGTTCGGGCTATCCCGACGGATGATCAGCCCGCAGCCCACAAGAGCCGCCAGATGCCGCCTGACTGTGGGCTCGGGCATTCCGTGCGCCCTGAGCGACAGCTGTGCGTTCGAGGGAAAGACGATGAGGTCGTTTTCCTCACTCAATTCGCTGTCAGGATAGAATGACAGCAACGCATTCAGCACGGCCAAAGCGCGATCGCCGATGCCAACGATGCTCTTACCCTCGCAGAGGTTGCGGTAAATCTGCCACTTGTCGACGACCCTGCCCTTGGGGATTTCACGTGAATCGTTTTGCGCTGCCAGCATGGCAAGCGACATCGGCCGCCGCCCAAAGGGCGTCGTTGCAATACCCGTCTCCATTTTCTTTCACCCTCAATTAGGCAAAAGAAATCTGCTCGCCAAAACGACGCCAATGACTCTTGACAGTGATTCGGGGAAATGCGATTCTCAGCTTGCGACAGACGAGAAGGGCTTCCGCGACGGTGACGTTCGGGGGCCTTTTTCTTTTGCGGTTCAGTCTCCTGTTGATGTCTTCTCCGACTTTCTGAACGCCTCATAGAGGTTGCCCAGATTATCGGAAATCCACGTACCAAAGCGGCTGCCGTCCATCTCCTTCACGGCGATCGTGATGGCCTTGCCTGCCTTTTTGACGCTAACGCTAACTGATTTGTCCTCCGGGACCCAGGATTGTGCTTGGGACTTCACAGCTAGCTTGCGAACCGGCTTCCCCTTCGCATTCAGGGCTCCTAGCAGCCTTTCGAAGCGTTCGTTGCTTTCCAACTCACCGAATTCTGGTTCGGACAAGATTGCATTAACCATATCGAATTTCTTGCCGGCGAGCAGAGACAGCTCAACCCACCGCTCGCGGCCCACAGACGGAGCGGATCCTATCTTGCCGATCACAGACGCCGGAAGTCTTGTGACGACTGATACCATCTTTGATACCGCAGCGGCGTTCGAGGCCAATGCTGACGAGATCACATCTCTGTCGTACCCCAAATCCTCAAGACGCTTTGCGAACATCGCCTTCTCGATGAAGCTAAGATTTGCACGAGCGGAATTCTCCTGACCCTGGGCAATCACATGGGTCCTGTCGTCGATCTCCTTGACGACCGCCCTCACCTTCCGTCCAAGCTCACGAGCGACCCGGACTCTGCGATGGCCGAAGACAATCATGTAGCGGCCGTCGGAGCCCGGATGCGGACGGACAAGTATGGGAGAATCCTGCCCCCTTTCCCGAATCGCTTCCAGCAGCTCTTGGTACTGCTCCTGGTCGTCGCCCATGCGGTCGGAAACGAACGAGCCGTCGACTGCGCTGGGGTCGAGTTCCACGACATGCTCGCCCTCAAGATACGCATCCGCTTGCTTTGCCAACTCGTTGACCGAGCGGATCATGGATTTTGACGCTCCACGGATCGGATATGCCGAAGCTGCGGCAGATGACTCCCGCTCGCCGGCTTCCGCTTCTACGAGGCCTGAAAGAAGATTCTTACGTGCCATATTCTACCTCCCGGCATCGTAGGCCGTTGAATACATTTGGAAAAGGCGTACTTTTGTCAGCAGACAAGTCAACGCCCCCATGCTTCATGAATCAAAGCTACGATTTCGCCATTAACGACGTCCAAGGCTTCCATTGCCCGCTCGTATGTGGACCGGGTCATCGCATTCTTTTCGACTTCGTAGAGGGTCTGCTTGGTAATCCCCGCATCGGAAATCGCCGTTGATTTCAGCATCTGGTTCTTGAGGATGAATTCGCCGAACAGCGTATGCAGGAATGCCACCATCTGCGCTTGCGGCTGATCCGTGGGTTCGAATCGGGTAACAAGATAGCGATACCACTCCAGATTCACCTCCGCACCAGCCGCCCTGATCGGCTCCAGGATGTTCCCGAGCATCAGTAGAAACTGGCCCATGCTCATCACATCGAGCATCTGTGGATGGATCGTGATCAACACTGAGGTCGCAGCGGTCAGTGCGGTGATCGTCAGATAGCCAAGCTGCGGCGGACAATCGATAACTATGACATCGTAGCGATCGTCGACCTCCATCAATGCCGTCGAGATGCGCGTGAAAAACGCCCTGCCCACATTCGAAGACTTGTCCGTCATTGCTAGAGGCGTGTCGTATTCGAATTCCTGCAGCTCTAGGTTAGCAGGGACGATATCCAAGCCTGGGAAATTCGTCGGCTTGATGATTTCCGAGAGAGGCACCTTCTCATTGTCATAACGAATCGCGTCGTAAAGCGATTTCGTCTGATCGAGTTCAGGTTGGAACCCATGCAACGAAGAAAGCGACGCCTGCGGATCGAGGTCAACAGCTAGGACACGGTGGCCGGTAAGCGCAAGATACTGGGCGAGGTGGGCTGCGGTAGTGGTCTTCCCGCTGCCGCCCTTGAAATTTACCACAGCTAAAATCTGAAGCTTCTCGCTCGGTCGCCGATGGGGAACATACATGCGGGCGTCAGATCGGCCGTACTGGTCGAGATACTGGCGCAGCTCAAGCATCTGCTCAGCACTGTACGAGCGCCTGCCCGACGTCGAGGTTTCAGGCACCGGTCCCTTTCCTTCCAGATGCAGTTTCTTCAGATGGCTCTGAGAAACCCCCAGGTAGGCGGCAACCTCCGCCAGCGAAAACGAACGAAGATTCTTCTTTGCGTGGGGAGGGAAGCGCTGCATCGAAAGCAGGTGCAACTTCTTCGATATCTGGTCGCCCTGATCGAGGATGCTTTTCTCGAACAGCAGCGGGATTTTCGTAGGAACGGGCGAACTCACGTTCATTCGATCAAGACTCTCTAAAAACGATTTTTGACGTAAAGGCGCCAACCAACCGTCATTATGTCCGATTCGTTCGCCCGGGCAAGAAATTTAAAGTTAACAAAAGCTTAACGGTCTAGGGACGAGATCGCATCACTCCTCATGCAACTGAATACGCTATACAATTCGCTGATTTTGTCTGCGGACAAACCCTTGCTTCCCTAGGGGTCATGCAGTTCTTAACGGGGTACCTGTACAACCCGCACCGCTGCCACAGCCTGGCAAGTGATCACGAGATTGAGCTTTTGACGAATATCTGCAGATGAAACGCGACCACATACTGACCGGATGTTGCAAATCAGCCATGTCATCTTTCGTTCCCTTGAAGAAGCTAAGCGAAACGTGTCAGCTCATAGCTGAGGGGGCAGCGCTCATCAGCCACCACGATAAATGCCAAGTGTCAGGACGAATGGTGGGTCGATTTCGCTGACCAGACGAAAACTAGCTACCGTCGCGCAGCGGCCTGATAGGGAGTTTTTCAGAGACCGGACGCCTTGGTCAGATTGACCCGAAAACGGTCACGCCGGCGTTGGTACTTGCGAGTCATCTCCGCCGAGGCGTGACCAAGCTGCTTTTGCACATAACGCTCGTCGACCTCGGCTGAGGAGGCGAGGCCAGCGCGCAGCGAATGGCCAGAAAACTTTTGGCCGCGCTCGTCCTCGGAAAGATCCCCGCGCAGGCCGGCGGCCAAGGCCGCGCGTTTGACCAGCCGCGCCACCTCCTGATCGTTCAGCCGCTCGGCCCCCACCGCTTTGCCCTGACCGGTGACGCGGCGGAAGAGGGGGCCATGCGCGATACGGGCCAGCTTCAGCCAGGTCTGCAGGGCGACGACCGGGCAGGTGGCGTCGGACGAACCGCGACCAATTTCGACCTCGCGCCAGCCGGTCTTGCCTCGCAACGTAACCAGCACGCCCTTGTCCGGGAAAAATTCAATCCAGCCGCGACCGTCCTCCGTTTGATCGCGACCAAGATCAAGGCCGACGATTTCGGAGCGGCGCAAGCCGCCTGCGAATCCCAAAAGTAGCATGGCGCGGTCACGCAGGCCGCGCAGCGTGCCACGGTCGAGCGTCTCCAGCATGGCGATGAGATCGTCGCGCAGGACGGCCTCCTTTTGTCGGGGAGGGGCGGCGTGTTTGTTGCGGATGCCAGCAAGGACGGTTGCGATATGGCGGTCCTTGCGGTCTAGCGGTTGGCCACGTTGCGTATAATTCCAAGTCAGCGACGACAGGCGGCGCTCGATCGTCGACACCGACTTTTTGACCCGCTCCGATCCCGAGGCCTGGGCGGTGATGTAGAGGCCGACAACTTGTGGATCTGGCGGCAGCGGATCGAACGATTGGCGCCGGCACCAAGCGGAAAAATGCTTCCAGTCGGCGGCGTAGGCGCGACGGGTGTTTGCTGAACTGGCTGCCTCGACATAATCACGCGCGCGGTCGGCGAGCTTTTCGAGATGCGTAGGCAACGATGCCCGCAGCGGGTCGAGGACCGGCGGGGAAGGGGAGGGGTCTTCATCCGGCCGCCCCATCTCCATGACGACGTCGACAATGTCCGGCAGGTCATCTGGGTCGATTGCGGCGGCGGAAACCATCAAGTTGCGGGCATTGCCCATTAAGTCTCGTCCATTTTAATGTCGCAGCACTGCGATTCTTGGGCCAAGGTGCTGCCAAAGCGCGGAATTGT
This DNA window, taken from Mesorhizobium sp. INR15, encodes the following:
- the repC gene encoding plasmid replication protein RepC — its product is METGIATTPFGRRPMSLAMLAAQNDSREIPKGRVVDKWQIYRNLCEGKSIVGIGDRALAVLNALLSFYPDSELSEENDLIVFPSNAQLSLRAHGMPEPTVRRHLAALVGCGLIIRRDSPNGKRYARKGRGGEIEEAFGFSLAPLLARAYEFEAAAERVRADNRALRLMRERITLYRRDIHKLIEAALDEDVPGDWGGLWKRFRRVVEAIPRRACIAELEPIVADLAALRDDVDKLLEIHMKSTNPSGNDSQNERQQSDSNTDSIFEFEPALEESGAAAESRTRTAEAPKTYPLGMVLKACPEIADYAVDGIGNWRDLMITAAQVRGYLGVSPSAYEEACHVMGQEIAAIVIACILQRAQHINSAGGYLRVLTEKATAGQFSVGPMLMAALKANGATARMTG
- the repB gene encoding plasmid partitioning protein RepB, which codes for MARKNLLSGLVEAEAGERESSAAASAYPIRGASKSMIRSVNELAKQADAYLEGEHVVELDPSAVDGSFVSDRMGDDQEQYQELLEAIRERGQDSPILVRPHPGSDGRYMIVFGHRRVRVARELGRKVRAVVKEIDDRTHVIAQGQENSARANLSFIEKAMFAKRLEDLGYDRDVISSALASNAAAVSKMVSVVTRLPASVIGKIGSAPSVGRERWVELSLLAGKKFDMVNAILSEPEFGELESNERFERLLGALNAKGKPVRKLAVKSQAQSWVPEDKSVSVSVKKAGKAITIAVKEMDGSRFGTWISDNLGNLYEAFRKSEKTSTGD
- the repA gene encoding plasmid partitioning protein RepA, which translates into the protein MNVSSPVPTKIPLLFEKSILDQGDQISKKLHLLSMQRFPPHAKKNLRSFSLAEVAAYLGVSQSHLKKLHLEGKGPVPETSTSGRRSYSAEQMLELRQYLDQYGRSDARMYVPHRRPSEKLQILAVVNFKGGSGKTTTAAHLAQYLALTGHRVLAVDLDPQASLSSLHGFQPELDQTKSLYDAIRYDNEKVPLSEIIKPTNFPGLDIVPANLELQEFEYDTPLAMTDKSSNVGRAFFTRISTALMEVDDRYDVIVIDCPPQLGYLTITALTAATSVLITIHPQMLDVMSMGQFLLMLGNILEPIRAAGAEVNLEWYRYLVTRFEPTDQPQAQMVAFLHTLFGEFILKNQMLKSTAISDAGITKQTLYEVEKNAMTRSTYERAMEALDVVNGEIVALIHEAWGR
- a CDS encoding site-specific integrase, translated to MGNARNLMVSAAAIDPDDLPDIVDVVMEMGRPDEDPSPSPPVLDPLRASLPTHLEKLADRARDYVEAASSANTRRAYAADWKHFSAWCRRQSFDPLPPDPQVVGLYITAQASGSERVKKSVSTIERRLSSLTWNYTQRGQPLDRKDRHIATVLAGIRNKHAAPPRQKEAVLRDDLIAMLETLDRGTLRGLRDRAMLLLGFAGGLRRSEIVGLDLGRDQTEDGRGWIEFFPDKGVLVTLRGKTGWREVEIGRGSSDATCPVVALQTWLKLARIAHGPLFRRVTGQGKAVGAERLNDQEVARLVKRAALAAGLRGDLSEDERGQKFSGHSLRAGLASSAEVDERYVQKQLGHASAEMTRKYQRRRDRFRVNLTKASGL